A DNA window from Trichosurus vulpecula isolate mTriVul1 chromosome 2, mTriVul1.pri, whole genome shotgun sequence contains the following coding sequences:
- the NLRP1 gene encoding NACHT, LRR and PYD domains-containing protein 1: MAVNTRQRLVQYLGELKKEELKTFKLLLQNYLLGKEFLKEKHQNRLDKAGHTKVASIMVNLFDEQRVWDVVIRIWEKMGLKEMCEKAKAEDPLIGNRRKYINRMREKFSLTWDGSSCLKNLRDLHKEFISLLLLCKSREAENISMGNRYNSVMTKQAHIIDMPALFGPDKRKHGPQTVVLHGTSGIGKTILTRKIMLDWAEGDLFQDRFQNVFYLNCRTLNLMLEMSLTDLIFKDWPDPQAIELIMSKPKALLFIIDGFDELKWPFEEPKSELCQHWKEKHPVSILLGSLLRKTMFPKSSLLITTQPSAMGRLKALVENPHCVEILGFTEANIEMYISKFFRNEAKVLKALSVIKTNDTLLNMCSVPLECWIFCTCLNQQIERGEEPMSIPQTTTALYLSYLSFGLSNDGSYPSQHHDTRLRGLCSLAAEKFWDGKLTFDGDDLKRHGLDASDDSAFLGMYILEKKNDYKNCYNFIHRRFLEFFAAMFYVLEEEKERRDDSVFAVRGMKELLEQYRDSGTEVFIVRFLFGLLNEETVRELKRNFTCPMSERVKAELLQWMIVQSNIQRTMNPLLPQDPLEMFHCLYEIQNEALVKKAMEYFPRIRLSLHTQKDVLVSIFCIKLCYSVERMWLHVSQTLALMYSSPLILSRWQELISILSNKQSLKELQLSGSFLDDRSMKIFYKELRHPNCKLQTLRLHMAELSEDMKKEFEALLKIKPSMEILETTPDIDVKEKECHNSSQEHPSSRPGEIAPGTKPEVTSSLSPFDRLKDEQLDLERCHNKFLGPNGPVKLELIDKNRNIYRVHFPMAGFYHWPDTGLGFSVRSEVTVDIEFGSWNQHLDWTQKQSWMIAGPLFHITVDPEVVTSVHLPHFVSLQGGNFDVSLFKIAHFKEEGMVLENPTRVESSHAILENPSFSSMGILLRIMHTTFKFIPIYSTTLIYCHLGAEDITLHLYLIPSDCTIKKAIDEEEAKFHFLRLHKPSPVTPLYIGSRFLVSGSKHLEIMPAELELCYQSAGECQFFSEIYSSNLKEKISLDLRHLNGTLVWETLVRSGDLGLARAPVSSAPTGRHFVDQHRDQIISRVTSVDVILDKLYSQFLSNEEYEHIRAEKTNPDKMRRLFSFSISWDRNYRDHLYEVLKETHPHLINEIQNTEKASVKKPLGANDIATSPYKLN, translated from the exons ATGGCAGTGAATACCAGACAGAGACTAGTCCAGTACTTAGGGGAGCTGAAGAAAGAGGAGCTGAAGACGTTTAAGCTGCTGTTGCAAAATTATCTTctaggaaaagaatttttaaaagaaaaacatcagaACCGGCTAGACAAAGCTGGTCACACTAAAGTGGCCTCCATTATGGTCAATCTCTTTGATGAGCAGAGAGTATGGGATGTTGTGATCAGAATCTGGGAGAAGATGGGATTGAAGGAGATGTGTGAAAAAGCAAAGGCTGAGGATCCTCTGATAG gtaacagaagaaaatatataaacagaatgagagagaaattCAGCCTCACTTGGGATGGTAGCTCTTGTCTCAAAAACCTTAGAGACTTACACAAGGAATTCATATCCCTTCTGCTTCTGTGTAAATCCAGAGAAGCTGAGAATATATCCATGGGAAATAGATATAACTCAGTCATGACAAAGCAAGCACACATAATTGACATGCCAGCATTATTTGGGCCTGATAAGAGGAAACATGGTCCACAGACTGTTGTGCTACATGGTACTTCTGGAATTGGCAAAACAATACTGACCAGAAAGATAATGCTAGACTGGGCAGAGGGAGACCTCTTTCAGGACAGGTTTCAGAATGTTTTTTATCTGAACTGCAGAACACTAAACCTTATGTTAGAGATGAGTTTAACTGATCTGATTTTCAAAGATTGGCCAGACCCCCAAGCCATAGAGCTAATTATGTCCAAGCCAAAAGCACTCCTTTTTATTATTGATGGTTTTGATGAACTGAAGTGGCCCTTTGAGGAACCTAAATCTGAACTATGTCAACACTGGAAGGAGAAGCATCCAGTGTCTATACTCCTGGGCagtttactaaggaaaacaatgtttcCCAAGTCATCCTTACTGATCACTACACAGCCCTCAGCTATGGGGAGGCTCAAGGCCTTAGTAGAAAATCCACATTGTGTAGAGATCCTGGGATTCACTGAAGCTAATATTGAAATGTATATCTCTAAGTTTTTCCGAAATGAAGCTAAGGTGCTAAAAGCCCTCAGTGTGATAAAAACAAATGACACTCTGTTGAATATGTGTTCTGTCCCCCTGGAGTGTTGGATTTTCTGCACTTGCCTGAACCAGCAgatagaaagaggagaagaaccCATGTCGATTCCCCAAACCACCACAGCTCTCTACCTGTCTTATCTTTCTTTTGGATTATCTAATGATGGGAGCTATCCAAGTCAGCACCATGACACCCGACTGAGAGGCCTGTGTTCTTTGGCTGCAGAGAAATTCTGGGATGGGAAGCTCACATTTGACGGAGATGACCTCAAACGACATGGGTTAGATGCATCTGATGACTCTGCTTTCCTGGGCATGTACATTCTTGAGAAAAAGAATGACTATAAAAACTGCTACAATTTCATTCACAGGAGATTCCTGGAATTTTTTGCTGCCATGTTTTATGtactggaggaagagaaggaaagaagagatgacTCTGTCTTTGCTGTGAGGGGTATGAAAGAGCTACTGGAACAGTACAGAGATTCTGGCACAGAGGTTTTCATAGTGCGCTTCCTTTTTGGCCTACTGAATGAAGAGACTGTGAGAGAGCTGAAGAGGAATTTCACTTGCCCAATGTCAGAAAGAGTGAAGGCAGAATTACTACAATGGATGATTGTACAAAGCAATATACAGAGGACTATGAATCCTCTCCTGCCCCAAGATCCTTTGGAAATGTTTCACTGTTTATATGAGATTCAGAATGAGGCATTGGTTAAGAAGGCAATGGAATATTTCCCAAGAATAAGGTTATCTCTTCACACACAAAAGGATGTTCTTGTCTCTATATTCTGCATTAAGTTATGCTACAGTGTGGAGAGAATGTGGCTGCATGTCAGTCAAACTTTGGCTCT GATGTACAGTTCTCCTCTCATCCTCAGTCGATGGCAGGAGCTTATCTCCATACTTAGCAACAAGCAGAGCCTGAAGGAATTGCAGCTAAGTGGCAGTTTCCTGGATGACAGATCAATGAAGATATTTTATAAAGAGCTAAGACACCCCAACTGTAAACTGCAGACACTGAG GCTCCATATGGCTGAATTAAGCGAAGACATGAAAAAAGAGTTTGAGGCCCTGCTGAAGATAAAGCCTTCCAT GGAAATTCTAGAGACTACTCCTGATATTGACgtgaaagaaaaggaatgtcATAATTCCTCACAGGAGCATCCGAGTTCCAGGCCGG GGG AAATAGCCCCAGGAACAAAACCAGAAGTGACTTCCTCTTTATCCCCTTTTGACCGTTTAAAAGATGAGCAGTTAGATCTGGAGAGGTGCCACAATAAATTCTTGGGACCAAACGGACCAGTAAAGCTTGAATTGATAGACAAGAACAGAAACATATACAG AGTTCATTTCCCCATGGCCGGCTTCTACCACTGGCCTGACACTGGACTTGGTTTTTCTGTGAGAAGTGAGGTGACTGTTGACATTGAATTTGGTTCCTGGAATCAGCATCTGGATTGGACTCAGAAGCAAAGCTGGATGATTGCTGGCCCTCTATTTCATATCACAGTTGATCCTGAAGTTGTGACTTCTGTGCATCTCCCTCATTTTGTGTCCCTCCAAG GAGGAAATTTTGATGTCTCCTTGTTCAAAATTGCCCACTTTAAAGAGGAGGGTATGGTCCTAGAGAATCCAACGAGAGTGGAGTCATCCCATGCCATCCTGGAAAACCCTAGCTTCTCTTCCATGGGAATTCTGCTGAGAATTATGCATACTACCTTTAAATTCATTCCCATTTATTCCACTACTCTGATATACTGCCATCTTGGGGCTGAAGACATCACACTCCACCTGTATCTGATCCCCAGTGACTGTACAATAAAGAAG gCTATAGACGAAGAAGAAGCAAAGTTCCACTTTTTACGCTTGCATAAGCCATCTCCAGTAACCCCACTTTACATTGGCTCTCGTTTCTTAGTATCTGGATCAAAACACTTGGAAATAATGCCTGCA GAACTAGAACTCTGCTACCAGAGTGCTGGGGAGTGTCAGTTTTTCTCTGAGATTTATTCCAGCAACCTGAAGGAGAAAATCAGTTTGGATCTGAGACACCTAAATGGGACCCTGGTGTGGGAAACACTGGTGAGATCAG gaGATCTTGGACTTGCTCGTGCCCCAGTCTCTTCAGCTCCCACAG GACGTCACTTTGTGGACCAACACAGGGATCAGATAATTTCTCGGGT
- the LOC118839386 gene encoding olfactory receptor 52D1-like produces MLSASIPNGTAFHPSTFILLGIPGMQDQHIWISIPFCSMNILALAGNGTILFVIMTDKTLHEPMYLFLCLLSVTDLVLCSTTLPKMLAIFWLDAHTISFHGCLTQMFFVHAVFATESAILLAMAFDRYVAICRPLHYTSILNTTVIGKIGAACVARGLLFVFPFIILVKRLPFCGRHILAHTYCEHMGIAKLACSSIKPNTIYGLTVALSVTGMDVVLIAASYVLILRAVLRLPSQEAQLRAFSTCGAHVCVILVFYIPAFFSFFTHRFGHRVPPQAHIILANLYLLVPPVLNPLVYGINTKQIRTRILGLGLWRR; encoded by the coding sequence ATGCTCAGTGCATCTATCCCCAATGGCACTGCCTTTCACCCATCCACCTTCATCTTGTTGGGCATCCCAGGCATGCAGGACCAACACATCTGGATCTCCATTCCCTTTTGCTCCATGAATATCCTTGCCCTTGCGGGTAATGGTACCATCCTCTTTGTCATTATGACAGACaagactcttcatgagcccatgtacctcttcctctgcctgctctctgTCACAGATTTGGTTCTTTGCTCCACAACACTGCCTAAGATGCTGGCCATCTTCTGGCTCGATGCCCACACTATCTCCTTTCATGGCTGCCTCACCCAGATGTTCTTTGTCCATGCTGTCTTTGCCACCGAGTCAGCAATCCTGTTAGCCATGGCTTTTGACCGCTATGTAGCTATCTGTCGCCCACTGCACTACACGTCCATTCTCAACACCACTGTCATTGGGAAGATTGGAGCAGCATGCGTCGCCCGGGGCCTTCTCTTTGTCTTCCCTTTTATTATACTCGTTAAACGCCTCCCTTTCTGTGGGCGTCACATCCTTGCTCATACTTACTGTGAGCACATGGGCATTGCCAAGCTAGCCTGCAGCAGCATTAAGCCCAACACCATCTATGGACTCACAGTGGCACTGTCGGTCACAGGAATGGACGTGGTGCTCATCGCAGCCTCCTACGTTCTCATTCTGCGTGCTGTGCTGCGCCTGCCTTCCCAGGAGGCCCAACTTCGAGCATTCAGCACCTGTGGAGCCCATGTCTGTGTCATTCTTGTCTTCTATATCCctgccttcttctcctttttcactCACCGCTTTGGCCATCGTGTGCCCCCACAGGCACACATCATTCTTGCCAACCTCTACCTCCTTGTACCCCCTGTTCTTAACCCACTAGTGTATGGCATCAACACCAAGCAGATCCGCACTCGGATCCTAGGACTGGGCCTGTGGAGGAGGTAG